Proteins encoded in a region of the Misgurnus anguillicaudatus chromosome 9, ASM2758022v2, whole genome shotgun sequence genome:
- the rad23b gene encoding UV excision repair protein RAD23 homolog B — MQITLKTLQQQTFKIDIDAEETVKALKEKIENEKGKDSFPVAGQKLIYAGKILNDDTALKEYKIDEKNFVVVMVAKPKTAPASVPSSAATTTSAASSSTTTTTPTPPTAPAAQSPSESPPKEDKPAEEKPASSSPPSSTPISSANANIFEEATSALVTGQSYENMVTEIMLMGYERDRVVAALRASFNNPDRAVEYLLTGIPTEAEGSVGGADPVAPSGVAPVVSTGLSSPSITAPSQPSTGSGANPLEFLRNQPQFLQMRQIIQQNPSLLPALLQQIGRENPQLLQQISSHQEQFIQMLNEPVQEAGQGGGGGGGGGVAEAGGGHMNYIQVTPQEKEAIERLKALGFPEGLVIQAYFACEKNENLAANFLLQQNFDDD, encoded by the exons ATGCAGATCACATTGAAGACTCTCCAGCAGCAGACGTTTAAAATCGACATCGACGCGGAGGAGACG GTAAAggctttaaaagaaaaaattgaGAATGAAAAAGGAAAAGACAGTTTTCCAGTGGCAGGACAGAAGTTGATATATGCAG GTAAAATCCTGAATGATGACACGGCTCTAAAAGAGTACAAGATAGATGAGAAGAACTTTGTGGTCGTGATGGTAGCAAAG CCTAAGACAGCTCCTGCATCGGTTCCGTCATCTGCTGCCACGACAACCAGCGCCGCTTCCTCCAGCACTACAACAACGACCCCGACTCCTCCTACTGCCCCCGCTGCACAAAGTCCTTCTGAGAGCCCCCCGAAAGAAGACAAACCTGCTGAGGAGAAACCGGCCAGCAGCTCGCCGCCCTCCTCCACACCCATCAG TTCTGCAAATGCAAATATATTTGAAGAGGCGACGTCTGCATTGG TGACAGGTCAGTCCTATGAGAACATGGTGACTGAGATCATGCTGATGGGCTACGAGAGAGATCGAGTGGTGGCTGCACTGAGAGCCAGTTTTAACAATCCTGACCGCGCTGTCGAGTATCTGC TCACGGGCATTCCCACAGAGGCTGAGGGCAGTGTAGGAGGTGCTGATCCAGTGGCTCCTTCAGGTGTTGCTCCTGTTGTGTCTACAGGCCTCTCATCCCCATCTATTACTGCCCCATCACAGCCCAGCACAGGATCAGGGG CAAATCCTCTTGAGTTCTTGAGGAACCAGCCACAGTTCCTTCAGATGAGACAGATCATCCAGCAGAACCCATCTCTCTTACCAGCCCTACTACAGCAGATCGGTAGAGAGAACCCACAACTCCTGCAG CAAATTAGCAGCCATCAAGAGCAGTTTATTCAGATGCTTAATGAGCCCGTCCAGGAGGCGGGGCAAGGAGGAGGAGGCGGCGGTGGTGGGGGTGTGGCTGAGGCTGGAGGTGGACATATGAACTACATCCAGGTCACACCCCAAGAAAAGGAAGCTATTGAAAG GCTAAAAGCCTTGGGATTTCCAGAAGGACTTGTTATACAGGCCTACTTTGCTTGTGAGAAGAATGAAAATTTGGCTGCAAACTTTCTTTTACAACAGAACTTTGATGATGATTAG